In one window of Streptomyces sp. NBC_01224 DNA:
- the rpsK gene encoding 30S ribosomal protein S11 yields MPPKGRQGAAKKVRRKEKKNVAHGHAHIKSTFNNTIVSITDPSGNVISWASAGHVGFKGSRKSTPFAAQMAAESAARRAQEHGMRKVDVFVKGPGSGRETAIRSLQATGLEVGSIQDVTPTPHNGCRPPKRRRV; encoded by the coding sequence ATGCCCCCCAAGGGTCGTCAGGGCGCAGCCAAGAAGGTGCGTCGCAAGGAAAAGAAGAACGTCGCTCACGGCCACGCGCACATCAAGAGCACGTTCAACAACACGATCGTCTCGATCACGGACCCCTCGGGCAACGTGATCTCCTGGGCCTCCGCCGGCCACGTCGGCTTCAAGGGCTCGCGCAAGTCCACCCCCTTCGCCGCGCAGATGGCCGCCGAGTCGGCCGCCCGCCGCGCGCAGGAGCACGGCATGCGCAAGGTTGACGTCTTCGTCAAGGGTCCGGGCTCCGGCCGCGAAACCGCGATCCGTTCGCTCCAGGCCACCGGCCTGGAGGTCGGTTCGATCCAGGACGTCACCCCCACTCCGCACAACGGATGCCGGCCGCCCAAGCGTCGCCGCGTCTGA
- the rpmD gene encoding 50S ribosomal protein L30, producing MARLKITQTKSYIGSKQNHRDTLRSLGLKRLHDVVVKEDRPEFRGMVHTVRHLVTVEEVD from the coding sequence ATGGCTCGCCTCAAGATCACGCAGACGAAGTCGTACATCGGCAGCAAGCAGAACCACCGCGACACCCTTCGTTCGCTCGGGCTCAAGCGCCTGCACGACGTGGTTGTCAAGGAGGACCGCCCCGAGTTCCGCGGAATGGTGCACACCGTCCGCCACCTCGTGACGGTTGAGGAGGTCGACTGA
- the map gene encoding type I methionyl aminopeptidase, protein MVQIKTPEQIAKMREAGLVVAAIHAATREAAVPGATTLDLDQVARKVIADHGAKSNFLGYGGFPATICTSVNEVVVHGIPDDKTVLKDGDIISIDAGAIVDGWHGDAAYTAFVGTGHAPELIELSRVTEESMWAGIAAMKVNNRLVDISKAIESYIRRQPRPATGKYGIIEDYGGHGIGTEMHMDPHLLNYVARKRGKGIKLVPGVCLAIEPMVSLGTAQTEVLQDDWTVITTDGTWSSHWEHSIALTEQGPLVLTAPDCGKAKLAQYGIEAAPDPLG, encoded by the coding sequence ATGGTGCAGATCAAGACCCCCGAGCAGATCGCGAAGATGCGTGAGGCGGGGCTGGTGGTCGCTGCCATTCACGCGGCCACCCGCGAAGCGGCGGTCCCCGGCGCCACCACGCTGGACCTGGACCAGGTCGCTCGCAAGGTGATCGCCGATCACGGTGCGAAGTCGAACTTCCTCGGGTACGGCGGGTTCCCCGCGACCATCTGCACCTCGGTCAATGAGGTCGTCGTCCATGGCATCCCGGACGACAAGACCGTCCTCAAGGACGGCGACATCATCTCCATCGACGCCGGCGCGATCGTCGACGGCTGGCACGGCGACGCCGCATACACGGCCTTCGTCGGCACCGGTCACGCACCGGAGCTGATCGAACTCTCCCGGGTCACCGAGGAGTCCATGTGGGCCGGTATCGCCGCGATGAAGGTGAACAACCGCCTCGTCGACATCTCGAAGGCGATCGAGTCCTACATCCGCCGCCAGCCCCGCCCCGCCACCGGCAAGTACGGGATCATCGAGGACTACGGCGGCCACGGCATCGGTACCGAGATGCACATGGACCCGCACCTGCTGAACTATGTCGCCCGCAAGCGCGGCAAGGGCATCAAGCTCGTGCCCGGCGTCTGCCTGGCCATCGAGCCGATGGTCTCGCTCGGTACGGCGCAGACCGAGGTGCTCCAGGACGACTGGACCGTGATCACGACGGACGGCACCTGGTCCTCCCACTGGGAGCACTCGATCGCCCTCACCGAGCAGGGCCCGCTGGTCCTGACGGCCCCCGACTGCGGCAAGGCGAAGCTGGCCCAGTACGGGATCGAGGCCGCGCCGGACCCCCTGGGCTGA
- the rpmJ gene encoding 50S ribosomal protein L36, with protein MKVKPSVKKICDKCKVIRRHGRVMVICDNLRHKQRQG; from the coding sequence ATGAAGGTCAAGCCGAGCGTCAAGAAGATCTGCGACAAGTGCAAGGTGATCCGCCGTCACGGTCGGGTCATGGTCATCTGCGACAACCTGCGCCACAAGCAGCGCCAGGGCTGA
- the infA gene encoding translation initiation factor IF-1, which translates to MAKKQGAIEIEGTVIESLPNAMFKVELQNGHKVLAHISGKMRMHYIRILPDDRVVVELSPYDLTRGRIVYRYK; encoded by the coding sequence GTGGCCAAGAAGCAAGGTGCCATCGAAATTGAGGGCACCGTGATCGAGTCCCTCCCGAACGCCATGTTCAAGGTGGAACTCCAGAACGGTCACAAGGTCCTCGCGCACATCAGCGGCAAGATGCGGATGCACTACATCCGAATCCTTCCGGATGACCGGGTCGTCGTGGAGCTCTCTCCGTACGACCTGACGCGTGGCCGGATCGTCTACCGCTACAAGTAG
- the rpsD gene encoding 30S ribosomal protein S4: protein MARYTGADCKRCRREKQKLFLKGSKCESAKCPIEIRPYPPGEHGRGRTKDSEYLLQLREKQKCSRIYGVLERQFVNYYKEANKKTGKTGENLLRILETRLDNVVYRAGFAKSRDHARQLVRHGHIAVNGTKTDIPSARVAVNDVIEVRQKSKALTPFQVAQAEAGERTVPAWLEAVPSTMRILVHSLPERQVIDTQVQEQLIVELYSK from the coding sequence ATGGCGCGATACACCGGGGCCGACTGCAAGCGTTGCCGTCGGGAGAAGCAGAAGCTGTTCCTCAAGGGCAGCAAGTGCGAGAGCGCGAAGTGCCCGATCGAGATCCGTCCTTACCCCCCGGGTGAGCACGGACGCGGGCGCACCAAGGACAGCGAGTACCTTCTTCAGCTTCGTGAGAAGCAGAAGTGCTCGCGTATCTACGGTGTTCTTGAACGACAGTTCGTGAACTACTACAAGGAAGCGAACAAGAAGACCGGCAAGACCGGTGAGAACCTTCTGCGCATCCTTGAGACCCGCCTCGACAACGTGGTCTACCGGGCAGGCTTCGCCAAGTCCCGCGACCACGCCCGTCAGCTGGTGCGTCACGGACACATCGCCGTGAACGGCACGAAGACCGACATTCCGTCGGCCCGCGTAGCTGTGAACGACGTGATCGAGGTTCGCCAGAAGTCCAAGGCCCTGACCCCCTTCCAGGTGGCCCAGGCCGAGGCCGGCGAGCGCACCGTACCGGCGTGGCTCGAAGCCGTGCCGTCGACGATGCGGATCCTCGTGCACTCCCTGCCCGAGCGCC
- the secY gene encoding preprotein translocase subunit SecY, translating to MLTAFARAFKTPDLRKKLLFTLGIIVLYRLGAHIPVPGVSYENVQTCVDQASKGNNSLFGLVNMFSGGALLQITIFALGIMPYITASIILQLLTVVIPRLEALKKEGQSGQAKITQYTRYLTVALAILQGTGLVATATSGALFSGCPVADQIVPNQSIFTTIVMVITMTAGTAAVMWLGELITDRGIGNGMSILMFISIAASFPGALWAIKTSGKLADGWIEFGTVILIGFVMVGLVVFVEQAQRRIPVQYAKRMIGRRSYGGTSTYIPLKVNQAGVIPVIFASSLLYIPALIVQFSNSTAGWATWIKDNFVKGDHPYYITAYFLLIVFFAFFYVAISFNPEEVADNMKKYGGFIPGIRAGRPTAEYLSYVLNRITWPGSLYLGLIALVPTMALAGFGGANANFPFGGTSILIIVGVGLETVKQIESQLQQRNYEGFLR from the coding sequence GTGCTCACCGCGTTCGCCCGGGCGTTCAAGACGCCCGACCTGCGCAAGAAGCTGCTCTTCACGCTCGGCATCATCGTGCTCTACCGGCTCGGGGCACACATCCCTGTACCGGGAGTGAGCTACGAGAACGTCCAGACCTGTGTTGATCAGGCCAGCAAGGGCAACAACAGCCTCTTCGGCCTGGTGAACATGTTCAGCGGTGGTGCACTGCTGCAGATCACGATCTTCGCGCTCGGCATCATGCCGTACATCACGGCCAGCATCATTCTTCAGCTGCTGACCGTGGTGATTCCCCGACTCGAGGCGCTCAAGAAGGAGGGGCAGTCCGGGCAGGCGAAGATTACGCAGTACACGCGTTATCTGACCGTCGCGCTCGCCATCCTCCAGGGCACCGGCCTGGTGGCCACCGCCACCAGTGGCGCACTGTTCAGCGGCTGCCCGGTCGCCGACCAGATCGTGCCGAACCAGTCGATCTTCACGACCATCGTCATGGTGATCACGATGACCGCGGGTACCGCGGCCGTCATGTGGCTCGGTGAGCTCATCACCGACCGCGGCATCGGCAACGGCATGTCGATCCTGATGTTCATCTCGATCGCCGCCAGTTTCCCCGGCGCCCTCTGGGCCATCAAGACCAGCGGCAAGCTGGCCGACGGATGGATCGAGTTCGGCACCGTCATCCTGATCGGCTTCGTGATGGTGGGCCTCGTCGTCTTCGTCGAGCAGGCCCAGCGCCGTATCCCGGTGCAGTACGCGAAGCGCATGATCGGCCGCAGGTCGTACGGCGGTACGTCGACGTACATTCCGCTGAAGGTGAATCAGGCGGGTGTGATTCCCGTCATCTTCGCTTCTTCGCTGCTCTACATCCCGGCCCTGATCGTCCAGTTCTCCAACTCCACTGCGGGCTGGGCGACCTGGATCAAGGACAACTTCGTCAAGGGCGACCACCCGTACTACATCACGGCGTACTTCCTGTTGATCGTCTTCTTCGCCTTCTTCTATGTGGCGATTTCGTTCAACCCCGAGGAAGTCGCGGACAACATGAAGAAGTATGGTGGGTTCATCCCGGGTATCCGGGCTGGTCGACCTACTGCCGAGTACCTGAGCTACGTGCTCAACAGGATCACTTGGCCGGGCTCGCTGTACTTGGGTCTGATCGCTCTTGTGCCGACGATGGCGTTGGCCGGCTTCGGTGGTGCGAACGCCAACTTCCCGTTCGGCGGGACGAGCATCCTGATCATCGTGGGTGTGGGGCTGGAGACCGTGAAGCAGATCGAGAGTCAGCTCCAGCAGCGCAATTACGAAGGGTTCCTCCGCTGA
- the rpsM gene encoding 30S ribosomal protein S13 produces MARVSGVDIPREKRVEVALTYVFGIGRTRSKEILATTGVNPNTRVRDLAEEDLVKIREYVDANLRTEGDLRREIQGDIRRKIEIGCYQGIRHRRGLPVHGQRTSTNARTRKGPRRAIAGKKKPGKK; encoded by the coding sequence ATGGCACGCGTTTCAGGTGTTGACATCCCGCGCGAAAAGCGCGTGGAGGTTGCCCTCACCTACGTCTTCGGTATCGGGCGCACCCGGTCCAAGGAGATTCTCGCCACCACCGGCGTGAACCCCAACACGCGCGTTCGCGACCTGGCCGAAGAGGACCTGGTCAAGATCCGCGAGTACGTGGACGCCAACCTCCGCACCGAGGGTGACCTTCGCCGCGAGATCCAGGGCGACATCCGCCGCAAGATCGAGATCGGCTGCTACCAGGGCATCCGCCACCGTCGCGGTCTGCCGGTCCACGGCCAGCGCACCAGCACGAACGCTCGTACCCGCAAGGGCCCGCGTCGCGCGATCGCCGGTAAGAAGAAGCCGGGCAAGAAGTAG
- a CDS encoding adenylate kinase produces MRIVLVGPPGAGKGTQAAYLAKNLSIPQISTGDLFRANISQGTDLGKQARAFMDAGQLVPDEVTIGMAKDRMSQPDAENGFLLDGFPRNVGQAEALDAMLKDEGTKLDAVLDLEVPEDEVVKRIAGRRICRNDGSHVFHVTYNPPKTEGVCDTCGGELYQRDDDTEDTVRTRLEVYHTQTEPIIDYYRAQNLVVTISALGKVTDVTERAMEALKSAKG; encoded by the coding sequence ATGCGAATCGTCCTCGTCGGGCCGCCCGGTGCCGGCAAGGGAACGCAGGCTGCGTACCTTGCCAAGAACCTGTCGATTCCACAGATCTCCACGGGCGATCTCTTCCGTGCCAACATCAGTCAGGGCACCGACCTTGGCAAGCAGGCCCGCGCCTTCATGGACGCAGGGCAGTTGGTGCCGGACGAGGTCACCATCGGGATGGCCAAGGACCGCATGTCCCAGCCGGACGCCGAGAACGGCTTCCTGCTGGACGGCTTCCCGCGCAATGTGGGTCAGGCCGAGGCTCTTGACGCCATGCTCAAGGACGAGGGCACCAAGCTGGACGCGGTCCTGGACCTGGAGGTCCCCGAGGACGAGGTGGTCAAGCGCATCGCCGGCCGCCGGATCTGCCGGAACGACGGCTCGCACGTCTTCCACGTGACGTACAACCCGCCGAAGACCGAGGGCGTCTGCGACACCTGCGGCGGCGAGCTGTACCAGCGCGATGACGACACCGAGGACACGGTTCGTACTCGGCTGGAGGTCTACCACACGCAGACCGAGCCGATCATCGACTACTACAGGGCCCAGAACCTGGTGGTCACCATCTCCGCGCTCGGCAAGGTCACCGATGTGACCGAGCGGGCGATGGAGGCTCTCAAGTCCGCCAAGGGCTGA
- the rplO gene encoding 50S ribosomal protein L15, whose protein sequence is MAENKPLKAHDLRPAPGAKTAKTRVGRGEASKGKTAGRGTKGTKARYQVPERFEGGQMPLHMRLPKLKGFKNPFRTEYQVVNLDKLATLYPEGGEVTVADLVAKGAVRNNHLVKVLGQGEISVALQVSVDAVSGSAKEKIAAAGGTVTELV, encoded by the coding sequence ATGGCGGAGAACAAGCCGCTGAAGGCCCATGACCTCCGGCCCGCCCCGGGCGCCAAGACCGCCAAGACCCGTGTGGGTCGTGGTGAGGCGTCCAAGGGTAAGACCGCTGGTCGTGGTACCAAGGGCACCAAGGCCCGTTACCAGGTTCCGGAGCGCTTCGAGGGTGGGCAGATGCCCCTCCACATGCGTCTCCCGAAGCTCAAGGGCTTCAAGAACCCGTTCCGCACCGAGTACCAGGTCGTGAACCTGGACAAGCTCGCGACGCTCTACCCCGAGGGTGGAGAGGTCACCGTGGCCGACCTGGTCGCCAAGGGTGCGGTGCGCAACAACCACCTCGTCAAGGTCCTCGGACAGGGCGAGATCTCCGTGGCGCTGCAGGTTTCGGTTGACGCCGTCTCCGGCTCCGCCAAGGAGAAGATTGCCGCCGCCGGCGGCACCGTCACCGAGCTCGTCTGA